The following proteins are encoded in a genomic region of Archangium lipolyticum:
- a CDS encoding TetR/AcrR family transcriptional regulator, giving the protein MPRTPQQYQQLKEERRSALLKAAREVFARRGLAATKMADLAAAAGISYGLVYHYFPDKESVFATLVEEAIQDGIRNLTEERQGPGTPWEQLQRFCTRMLEYIRDEPSLPLILVQAHASESIPAPVEQALERYTTQFFQQLVELIEAGQREGQIVKLPAAELARLLLSTVQGLALTQVLPRPGNAPFPATDTVLRLFRP; this is encoded by the coding sequence ATGCCCCGTACGCCCCAGCAGTACCAGCAACTGAAGGAGGAGCGGAGGAGCGCGCTGCTGAAAGCCGCCCGCGAGGTCTTCGCTCGCCGGGGACTGGCGGCCACCAAGATGGCGGACCTCGCCGCCGCGGCGGGGATCAGCTACGGGCTCGTCTACCACTACTTCCCGGACAAGGAGTCCGTGTTCGCCACACTCGTAGAGGAGGCGATCCAGGACGGCATCCGGAACCTCACCGAGGAGCGGCAGGGGCCCGGCACCCCCTGGGAGCAGCTCCAGCGGTTCTGCACCCGGATGTTGGAGTACATCCGGGATGAGCCCTCGCTGCCGCTCATCCTCGTCCAGGCGCACGCCAGCGAGAGCATCCCCGCCCCGGTCGAGCAGGCCCTGGAGCGCTATACCACCCAGTTCTTCCAGCAACTGGTGGAGCTCATCGAGGCCGGACAGCGCGAGGGGCAGATCGTGAAGCTCCCCGCCGCGGAGCTCGCGCGGCTCCTGTTGTCCACCGTGCAGGGGCTCGCGCTGACGCAGGTGCTCCCCCGGCCGGGCAATGCCCCGTTCCCGGCCACCGATACCGTGCTCCGGCTCTTCAGGCCCTGA
- a CDS encoding alpha/beta fold hydrolase, protein MNRPAQAFQRIRSFVSSQVDVSRSLAQALQDRSINPYPYLKPFIEKAAGVREPPISPTPHSVVYTRGSMRLLRYAAPRRRHRTPILFVYSLINRWYILDFLPGRSLIEYLTRQGYDVYAIDWGTAGPDEQNLSWSELLGGHLRTAVRWTLRVSGSEDLTLYGYCMGGTMALAYTALYPEGVRNLVVQATPVDFSKGGIYSLWTQQRHFDVDSLVDAYGNVPTYVLESGFFMAGPVQRITKWLDVCRQIDDPGFVTTFLALERWGSDAVPFPGEVYRQYIRDCYQQNLFCQNRMEVGGERVDLGSIPCPVLNIIAEQDNIAPPAMSEPLPDLVKECETMRFPVGHIGLSASSKAPVKVWPRIAAWIGQRSRPMEGGE, encoded by the coding sequence GTGAATAGGCCCGCCCAAGCCTTCCAGCGGATCCGCTCGTTCGTCTCGTCCCAGGTCGATGTCTCGCGCTCGCTCGCGCAGGCCCTGCAGGACCGCTCCATCAACCCCTACCCGTACCTCAAGCCCTTCATCGAGAAGGCCGCCGGCGTCCGCGAGCCCCCCATCAGCCCCACGCCGCACTCGGTGGTGTACACGCGCGGCAGCATGCGCCTGTTGCGCTACGCCGCGCCCCGGCGCCGCCACCGCACGCCCATCCTCTTCGTCTACTCGCTCATCAACCGCTGGTACATCCTCGACTTCCTGCCCGGGCGCAGCCTCATCGAGTACCTCACCCGCCAGGGGTATGACGTCTACGCCATCGACTGGGGCACCGCCGGCCCGGACGAGCAGAACCTCAGCTGGAGCGAGCTGCTCGGCGGCCACCTGCGCACCGCCGTGCGCTGGACGCTGCGCGTGAGCGGCAGCGAGGACCTGACGCTCTACGGCTACTGCATGGGTGGCACCATGGCGCTGGCCTACACGGCCCTCTACCCCGAGGGCGTGCGCAACCTCGTGGTGCAGGCCACCCCCGTGGACTTCAGCAAGGGCGGCATCTACTCGCTGTGGACGCAGCAGCGGCACTTCGACGTGGACTCGCTGGTGGACGCCTACGGCAACGTGCCCACCTACGTGCTGGAGAGCGGCTTCTTCATGGCCGGCCCCGTCCAGCGCATCACCAAGTGGCTCGACGTGTGCCGGCAGATCGATGACCCGGGCTTCGTCACCACCTTCCTCGCGCTGGAGCGCTGGGGCTCCGATGCCGTGCCGTTCCCCGGTGAGGTGTACCGGCAGTACATCCGTGACTGCTACCAGCAGAACCTCTTCTGCCAGAACCGCATGGAGGTGGGGGGCGAGCGCGTGGACCTGGGCAGCATCCCCTGCCCCGTGCTCAACATCATCGCGGAGCAGGACAACATCGCTCCGCCGGCCATGAGCGAGCCGCTGCCGGACCTGGTGAAGGAGTGCGAGACGATGCGCTTCCCGGTGGGCCACATCGGCCTGTCGGCTTCCAGCAAGGCGCCGGTGAAGGTCTGGCCGCGCATCGCCGCCTGGATCGGGCAGCGCTCGCGGCCGATGGAGGGAGGAGAATGA
- a CDS encoding alpha/beta fold hydrolase — protein MNEVRAREDGARVREGSLRLRDGRRLAYVESGNLEGLPVIFIHGNPGSRYMRHPDDELTASLGVRLITPDRPGYGLSDFQRGRTLLDMPSDIEQLANALGLGRFAVMGVSAGGPYVAACAYRLGERLTGAAIISGSAPFNRSGAVEGVNRDYRTAYALATWPHWLLQPIMTLHDRSVRRRPDRALAAVLAHCSADDRAVLSDPLIGAQVQGFRVEATRQGVQGMAREARLLTTPWGFPLGDIRVPVHLWYWEGDSIVPQQMGRYLHARIPHTVPHFLPGGGHFSIYTHWKDILRELVLR, from the coding sequence ATGAACGAAGTGCGAGCACGGGAAGACGGAGCCCGGGTCCGGGAAGGTTCCCTCCGGCTGCGCGATGGGCGCCGGCTGGCGTACGTCGAGTCCGGGAACCTGGAGGGCCTTCCCGTCATCTTCATTCACGGCAATCCCGGCTCCCGCTACATGCGGCACCCGGACGACGAGCTCACGGCGAGCCTGGGCGTGCGGCTCATCACCCCGGACCGTCCCGGCTACGGGCTGTCCGACTTCCAGCGGGGACGCACGCTGCTGGACATGCCGTCGGACATCGAGCAGCTGGCCAACGCGCTGGGGCTGGGCCGCTTCGCCGTCATGGGCGTGTCCGCGGGAGGCCCCTACGTGGCGGCCTGCGCGTACCGCCTGGGCGAGCGGCTCACGGGAGCGGCCATCATCTCCGGCTCCGCGCCCTTCAACCGCAGCGGGGCCGTGGAAGGCGTCAACCGGGACTACCGCACCGCCTACGCCCTGGCCACCTGGCCGCACTGGCTGCTACAGCCCATCATGACCCTCCACGACAGGTCCGTGCGCCGCCGGCCGGACAGGGCCCTCGCGGCGGTGCTCGCGCACTGCTCCGCGGATGACCGCGCCGTGCTGTCGGACCCGCTCATCGGCGCGCAGGTGCAGGGCTTCCGCGTCGAGGCCACGCGCCAGGGCGTGCAGGGCATGGCGCGGGAGGCCCGGCTGCTCACCACCCCCTGGGGCTTCCCACTCGGGGACATCCGCGTGCCGGTGCACCTCTGGTACTGGGAGGGAGACTCCATCGTGCCGCAGCAGATGGGGCGCTACCTGCACGCGCGTATCCCCCACACGGTGCCCCACTTCCTGCCGGGTGGAGGGCACTTCTCCATCTATACGCATTGGAAGGACATCCTCAGGGAGCTCGTCCTCCGCTAG
- a CDS encoding pyridoxal phosphate-dependent aminotransferase, translated as MSDDTSLPAFRTVPRTGVIYVTAEAMRRGYRGGDPEWCNLGQGQPETGELPNSPPRVSSVTVDVNDLEYAPVAGLWEVREAIASLYNRLYRRGLPSQYSAENVSLSGGGRAALTRAAASLGSVNLGHFLPDYTAYEELLDVFKAFTSIPILLEGERGYAFTHEDLRREIQGRGLSALLFSNPCNPTGKLVQGEELARWVSVARELECGLLIDEFYSHYIWTGRPGQLPVESAARYVEDVNKDTVVLFDGFTKNWRYPGWRMTWTIGPRQVIDAVSSAGSFLDGGGSRPLQRAAIPLLDEQAVVKETLAINHHFREKRDRFHSRLERLGIRTDRPPDGTFYVWGNVSGLPPPLNDGMGFFRAALDQKIITVPGEFFDVNPGKRRARPSRFRSYVRLSFGPSMEVLEKALGRLEAMVLRYTAG; from the coding sequence GTGAGCGACGACACTTCCCTGCCAGCGTTCCGCACCGTGCCCCGCACGGGCGTCATCTACGTCACCGCAGAGGCCATGCGCCGGGGCTACCGAGGTGGAGACCCCGAGTGGTGCAACCTCGGCCAGGGCCAGCCCGAGACGGGCGAGCTTCCCAACTCGCCCCCCCGCGTCAGCAGCGTCACGGTGGACGTGAACGACCTGGAGTACGCCCCCGTGGCCGGCCTCTGGGAGGTGCGCGAGGCCATCGCCTCCCTCTACAACCGGCTCTACCGGCGCGGCCTGCCCAGCCAGTACAGCGCGGAGAACGTCTCCCTCTCCGGCGGTGGCCGGGCCGCCCTCACCCGCGCCGCGGCCAGCCTCGGTTCCGTCAACCTCGGCCACTTCCTCCCGGACTACACCGCCTACGAGGAGCTGCTGGACGTCTTCAAGGCCTTCACCTCCATCCCCATCCTCCTGGAGGGCGAGCGCGGCTACGCCTTCACCCACGAGGATCTGCGCCGTGAAATCCAGGGCCGGGGCCTGTCCGCCCTCCTCTTCTCCAACCCCTGCAACCCCACCGGCAAGCTGGTGCAGGGCGAGGAGCTCGCGCGCTGGGTGTCCGTGGCCCGGGAGCTGGAGTGCGGCCTGCTCATCGACGAGTTCTACTCGCACTACATCTGGACGGGCCGCCCCGGCCAGCTCCCCGTGGAGAGCGCCGCCCGCTACGTGGAGGACGTCAACAAGGATACCGTCGTCCTCTTCGACGGCTTCACCAAGAACTGGCGCTACCCGGGCTGGCGCATGACGTGGACGATTGGCCCCCGCCAGGTCATCGACGCGGTGTCCAGCGCGGGCAGCTTCCTGGACGGCGGCGGCAGCCGGCCCCTGCAGCGCGCGGCCATTCCCCTCCTGGACGAGCAGGCGGTGGTGAAGGAGACGCTGGCCATCAACCACCACTTCCGCGAGAAGCGCGACCGCTTCCACTCGCGCCTGGAGCGGTTGGGCATCCGCACGGACCGCCCGCCCGATGGCACCTTCTATGTCTGGGGCAATGTCTCCGGACTGCCTCCGCCCCTCAACGATGGCATGGGCTTCTTCCGCGCCGCGCTCGACCAGAAGATCATCACCGTGCCCGGCGAGTTCTTCGACGTGAACCCGGGCAAGCGGCGCGCCCGCCCCTCGCGCTTCCGCAGCTACGTGCGCCTGTCCTTCGGCCCCTCCATGGAGGTGCTGGAGAAGGCGCTGGGCCGGCTGGAGGCGATGGTGCTGCGCTACACCGCCGGCTGA
- the zwf gene encoding glucose-6-phosphate dehydrogenase: MQTAAVTLEEPRYTEAIATVRAEPCTFVLFGASGDLARRKLLPALYHLALEGHLPPESAIIGAALPVMSTEQFRASMREAIECAPGARPVDEAAWRTFSRRLHYLSMDLSSAEDYRRLGHMLERVDREHGTHGNRVFYLSLAPTLHAQTVHHLGETGLTHGRGWARLVVEKPFGTDLETARSLNRHIHRYLDESRVYRMDHYLGKEMVQNLLVLRFANRIFEPLWDRGHIDHVQITNAETVGVEGRGGYYEKAGVVRDMLQNHLLQVLALVAMEPPSSLSPEAVHDAKMEVMAAARAFSPERIRTECVRGQYGPGLLGGQLVPGYRQEPGVAPDSRTETFAMLTMRFDNPRWAGVPFYVRSGKRLSQRLTEVVVQFKEGPLGRGSPNQLHLRIQPDEGIALRFATKAPGRAAHPHEVALDFRYGNTFGTRLAEAYERLLLDCMLGVSTHYVRNDLVERGWELMMPLLEAWGSKRDEVPLHTYAAGTWGPTAASGLLEANGRRWSGC; this comes from the coding sequence ATGCAGACCGCCGCCGTGACCCTGGAGGAGCCGCGATATACGGAAGCCATCGCTACCGTCCGGGCCGAACCGTGCACCTTCGTGCTCTTCGGCGCGTCCGGAGACCTGGCCCGGCGCAAGCTCCTGCCCGCGCTCTATCACCTCGCCCTGGAGGGGCACCTGCCCCCGGAATCCGCCATCATCGGCGCGGCGCTCCCAGTAATGAGCACCGAGCAGTTCCGCGCCAGCATGCGCGAGGCCATCGAGTGCGCTCCCGGGGCCCGCCCGGTGGACGAGGCCGCCTGGCGCACCTTCTCGCGCAGGCTCCACTACCTGTCCATGGATCTCTCCAGCGCCGAGGACTACCGGCGCCTGGGGCACATGCTCGAGCGCGTGGACCGCGAGCATGGCACGCACGGCAACCGCGTCTTCTACCTGTCGCTCGCGCCCACGCTCCACGCGCAGACGGTGCACCACCTGGGCGAGACCGGGCTCACGCACGGCCGGGGCTGGGCGCGGCTCGTGGTGGAGAAGCCCTTCGGAACGGACCTGGAGACGGCCCGGTCCCTCAACCGGCACATCCACCGCTACCTCGACGAGTCGCGCGTGTACCGGATGGACCACTACCTGGGGAAGGAGATGGTCCAGAACCTGCTCGTGCTGCGCTTCGCCAACCGCATCTTCGAGCCGCTGTGGGACCGCGGGCACATCGACCACGTGCAGATAACGAACGCCGAGACGGTGGGCGTGGAAGGGCGTGGCGGCTACTACGAGAAGGCGGGCGTGGTGCGTGACATGCTTCAGAACCACCTGCTCCAGGTGCTCGCGCTCGTGGCCATGGAGCCCCCTTCGAGCCTTTCGCCGGAGGCGGTGCACGACGCGAAGATGGAGGTGATGGCGGCGGCGCGTGCCTTCTCGCCCGAGCGCATCCGCACCGAGTGCGTGCGCGGCCAGTACGGCCCGGGGCTCCTCGGTGGACAGCTCGTGCCCGGCTACCGGCAGGAGCCGGGCGTCGCCCCCGACTCGCGCACCGAGACCTTCGCGATGCTGACGATGCGCTTCGACAACCCACGCTGGGCCGGCGTGCCCTTCTACGTGCGCTCCGGGAAGCGGCTGTCCCAGCGGCTCACCGAGGTGGTGGTCCAGTTCAAGGAGGGGCCGCTGGGCCGGGGCTCTCCCAACCAGCTCCACCTCCGCATCCAGCCCGACGAGGGCATCGCCCTGCGCTTCGCCACGAAGGCACCGGGACGGGCTGCGCACCCCCATGAAGTGGCCCTGGACTTCCGCTATGGGAACACCTTTGGCACCCGGCTCGCCGAGGCCTACGAGCGCCTGCTGCTGGACTGCATGCTCGGCGTCTCCACGCACTACGTGCGCAACGACCTGGTCGAGCGCGGCTGGGAGCTCATGATGCCCCTGCTGGAGGCCTGGGGCTCCAAGCGCGACGAGGTGCCCCTGCACACCTACGCCGCGGGAACGTGGGGCCCCACCGCCGCGAGCGGCCTGTTGGAGGCCAACGGCCGGCGCTGGAGCGGATGCTGA
- the pdxR gene encoding MocR-like pyridoxine biosynthesis transcription factor PdxR, with protein MAKYTGPVLRTWKLTLEVDPSSSVPLFVQVARAVVRDIERGRLSPGDALPGTRALSQSLGVHRNTVDAAYRELIHQGWASAEPSRGTFVSTALPVAAPKGFGGTPRQRMPSRPGFSFPQEEVAPERGAPPPRGTLEFNDGAPDVRLAPSVALARAFRRVLTSRARTTLGVGDARGEPGLREALAGMLSRTRGLAAGADDVLVTRGSQMALFLVARALIRPGDVVAVEGLGYRPAWDALRLAGARLVGLPVDAQGVKVDALQALMAKRPVRAVYVTPHHQYPTTVTLTAARRMELLRLAAEARVAVVEDDYDHEFHYEGRPVLPLASSDRAGCIVYVGSLSKLVAPGLRLGYVVAPAPLVSALAALRTVVDRQGDAPLERALSELLQEGELQRHARKARREYLVRRDALVEALRGELGGSVDFEIPAGGLALWARVDETLDTADWAARAASHGVHVTPGRSFALEGRGPSAFRLGFASLAPQELREAVHRLALARPRKR; from the coding sequence TTGGCGAAGTACACTGGGCCGGTGCTGCGTACCTGGAAGCTGACCCTGGAGGTCGATCCATCCTCGTCCGTGCCGCTCTTCGTCCAGGTGGCGCGCGCCGTCGTCCGTGACATCGAGCGGGGGAGGTTGTCCCCGGGCGATGCGCTCCCTGGGACGCGGGCGCTGTCCCAGTCGCTCGGGGTGCACCGCAACACGGTGGACGCGGCCTATCGCGAGCTCATCCACCAGGGGTGGGCCTCCGCCGAGCCGTCTCGCGGCACCTTCGTCTCCACGGCGCTCCCGGTGGCGGCACCGAAGGGGTTTGGTGGCACGCCCCGTCAGCGGATGCCCTCGCGGCCGGGCTTTTCCTTTCCTCAAGAGGAGGTGGCTCCCGAGCGGGGGGCTCCGCCACCCAGGGGGACGCTGGAGTTCAACGATGGTGCTCCCGACGTGCGGCTGGCTCCCTCGGTGGCGCTGGCGCGTGCCTTCCGGCGGGTGCTGACCAGCCGGGCCCGGACGACGCTGGGCGTGGGAGATGCGCGCGGAGAGCCCGGTCTGCGCGAGGCCCTCGCCGGGATGCTCAGCCGCACGCGGGGGCTCGCCGCCGGAGCGGACGACGTGCTCGTCACGCGGGGCAGCCAGATGGCCCTCTTCCTCGTGGCGCGTGCGCTCATCCGCCCGGGGGATGTGGTGGCCGTCGAGGGGCTTGGGTACCGGCCGGCCTGGGACGCGCTGCGCCTGGCGGGAGCCCGGCTCGTGGGCCTGCCGGTGGATGCCCAGGGGGTGAAGGTGGACGCGCTCCAGGCGTTGATGGCGAAGCGGCCGGTGCGTGCCGTCTATGTGACGCCGCACCACCAGTACCCCACCACCGTCACCCTCACCGCAGCCCGGAGGATGGAGCTGTTGCGCCTGGCCGCCGAGGCCCGCGTGGCGGTGGTGGAAGACGACTACGACCACGAGTTCCACTACGAGGGCAGGCCCGTGCTGCCCCTGGCGAGCTCGGACCGCGCCGGATGCATCGTCTACGTGGGCTCGCTCTCCAAGCTGGTCGCTCCGGGATTGAGGCTCGGCTACGTGGTGGCCCCGGCGCCGCTGGTGAGCGCCCTGGCGGCCCTGCGAACGGTGGTGGATCGCCAGGGCGATGCGCCGTTGGAGCGGGCCCTGTCGGAGTTGCTACAGGAGGGCGAGCTTCAGCGTCACGCGCGCAAGGCCCGCCGGGAGTACCTCGTCCGCCGGGACGCGCTCGTGGAGGCGCTGCGCGGCGAGCTCGGCGGCTCCGTGGACTTCGAGATTCCCGCTGGGGGACTCGCGCTCTGGGCTCGGGTGGACGAGACGCTCGACACGGCGGACTGGGCGGCGCGCGCGGCCTCCCACGGCGTGCACGTCACTCCGGGCCGCTCCTTCGCGCTCGAGGGGCGGGGCCCCTCCGCCTTCCGGTTGGGCTTCGCCTCGCTGGCTCCCCAGGAGCTGCGCGAGGCCGTGCATCGCCTGGCTCTCGCACGCCCTCGAAAGCGCTGA
- a CDS encoding cupin domain-containing protein encodes MSQSSHAQVTKYHSADFDKTPPRPRVVMPDKLFHPAVEGAGQNEGYSKERKHPVFFVDLPSHAISMTIGWLEPGQSSNRHRHTYETVLYVLEGEGYSDIHGKRIPWKEGDALYIPVWAWHNHVNTHPTKRARYLACENAPMLQNMGGIALREEVPEKGHTLAHADGEEA; translated from the coding sequence ATGAGCCAGAGCAGCCATGCCCAGGTCACGAAGTACCACTCCGCGGATTTCGACAAGACACCACCCCGCCCGCGCGTGGTGATGCCCGACAAGCTCTTCCACCCGGCCGTGGAGGGCGCCGGCCAGAACGAGGGCTACTCGAAGGAGCGCAAGCACCCCGTCTTCTTCGTGGACCTGCCCTCGCACGCCATCAGCATGACGATCGGCTGGCTGGAGCCGGGCCAGTCCTCCAACCGGCACCGCCACACCTACGAGACCGTCCTCTACGTCCTCGAGGGCGAGGGGTACTCGGACATCCACGGCAAGCGCATCCCCTGGAAGGAGGGCGACGCGCTCTACATCCCGGTGTGGGCCTGGCACAACCACGTCAACACCCACCCCACGAAGCGCGCGCGCTACCTCGCCTGCGAGAACGCCCCCATGCTGCAGAACATGGGAGGCATCGCCCTGCGCGAGGAGGTGCCCGAGAAGGGCCACACGCTCGCCCACGCCGACGGGGAGGAGGCCTGA
- a CDS encoding dihydrodipicolinate synthase family protein — MRRNVPLHGIIGYTITPFRSDGKVDLDTLRTLTTRMVASGVHAIAPLGSTGSLPYLDDEEREAVAATTVKAVAGRVPVMVGVSSLTTERTVHHARFAERVGADAVMIIPMSYWKLTEEEIFRHFDTVARATSLPIMAYNNPATGGLDMTPEFLGRLLEIPNVTMVKESTGDIGRMHRLRQVAGEEVAFYNGSNPLALAAFAAGARGWCTAAPHLIPGLTLELYRAVVEKADLAEARRVFQKQLPLLQFIVKGGLPRTVAAGLELLGTEVGPLRAPLLPLPKQEVEALRRILTALEA, encoded by the coding sequence ATGAGGCGCAACGTCCCGCTTCACGGCATCATCGGCTACACCATCACCCCCTTCCGGAGCGACGGGAAGGTGGACCTCGACACGCTGCGCACGCTCACCACGCGCATGGTGGCCTCGGGCGTCCACGCCATCGCGCCGCTCGGGAGCACGGGCAGCCTGCCCTATCTGGATGACGAGGAGCGCGAGGCCGTCGCCGCGACGACGGTGAAGGCCGTCGCGGGCCGCGTCCCGGTGATGGTCGGCGTCTCGAGCCTCACCACCGAGCGGACCGTCCACCACGCCCGCTTCGCCGAGCGCGTGGGCGCGGACGCCGTGATGATCATCCCGATGAGCTACTGGAAGCTCACCGAGGAGGAGATCTTCCGGCACTTCGACACGGTGGCGCGGGCCACGTCCCTGCCCATCATGGCCTACAACAACCCGGCCACGGGTGGGCTGGACATGACGCCGGAGTTCCTCGGGCGGCTGCTCGAGATTCCCAACGTCACCATGGTGAAGGAGAGCACGGGGGACATCGGGCGGATGCACCGCCTGCGCCAGGTGGCCGGTGAGGAGGTGGCCTTCTACAACGGCTCCAACCCGCTCGCCCTGGCGGCCTTCGCCGCGGGAGCGCGGGGCTGGTGCACCGCCGCGCCCCACCTCATCCCCGGGCTCACCCTGGAGCTGTACCGGGCGGTGGTGGAGAAGGCCGACCTCGCGGAGGCACGGCGGGTGTTCCAGAAGCAGCTCCCGCTCCTCCAGTTCATCGTGAAGGGAGGTCTGCCTCGCACGGTGGCGGCGGGGCTGGAGCTGCTCGGGACCGAGGTGGGGCCCCTTCGCGCGCCCCTGCTTCCGCTCCCCAAGCAGGAGGTGGAAGCCCTGCGGCGCATCCTCACGGCCCTCGAGGCGTGA
- a CDS encoding TlpA family protein disulfide reductase — MDLTLVVLVMVAVAAWQTRRLPKAGTAAPELALRTLSGEQVRLSELRGKPVVLTFWAPWCGVCKVESSNVSALRRTAGDSAHVVSVAVAYEDEEDVRRFMREQGVDYPVYLGGPESMRAFQVDQFPTTFFLSSEGRVERAVVGYTTRLGLLWRLWL, encoded by the coding sequence GTGGACCTGACGTTGGTGGTGCTCGTCATGGTGGCGGTGGCGGCCTGGCAGACGCGGCGCCTGCCGAAGGCGGGAACCGCCGCGCCGGAGCTCGCCTTGCGGACCCTCTCTGGTGAGCAGGTGCGGCTGTCCGAGCTGCGCGGCAAGCCGGTGGTGCTCACCTTCTGGGCGCCCTGGTGTGGCGTGTGCAAGGTCGAGTCCTCGAACGTCTCGGCGCTCCGGCGCACCGCGGGAGATTCGGCGCACGTCGTCTCCGTGGCGGTGGCCTACGAGGACGAGGAAGACGTACGCCGGTTCATGCGGGAGCAGGGTGTGGACTATCCGGTGTACCTGGGGGGTCCGGAGAGCATGCGGGCCTTCCAGGTCGACCAGTTCCCCACCACCTTCTTCCTCTCCTCCGAGGGCCGCGTCGAGCGGGCGGTCGTCGGCTACACCACCCGTCTCGGTCTGCTCTGGCGGCTGTGGCTGTGA